Within Aspergillus oryzae RIB40 DNA, chromosome 2, the genomic segment ATCGATCCTGCTGACATCCATCATTCTTCCAATTACTATCTCAACAAGATGTAACATGTATCACCTTCTCTGCAATCACACCTTCGTTTTACTAAACTACAGGGGCTTAATTATGGATACAACTATTCAGATAAgatctcttcttcgctgCCAAGCTCTAATGAAAGCTTCGCACTTGCCGAGACTAGGGGGCAGTGTACTATCGGGATCAATGGCTAATGCCCAGCACCGTCGTGAAGAAAAGCTGTGGCCTACGTGATTCAGCCTCAGTTATACGCCTGACTCTAATAGTATCAGCATAAAGGATCTGATATAGCGCCACGATCCTATACAGTACAGCCTGATTGGAGAAAGCACGGTCTAACGGGTTTATCTCCGATACTCTCATGAAACTGTTACGAGATGCCCTAAACCCAATTTGGCGGACCTTGCGAGTACTTTCAGGCCCAGGGCCGAACTCCGAACAGAGGACGTTGGAGCCTTCGACCAATTTGCCGAATGAAGATGCGGCCCGAATAAAGGGTTTATACATGGGGTTCAATCAGAATGCGTCTGGCAACGGCTGTCCCCGCCGTATTCCACTGTTACGTCAAATGCGAGCGCGGGTTATTGGATCCATCCGGATCCCGATTTTGAGTCTACGGCCCTGTAAGAATTTGAAGATTTTCACgacaaaaatatatatcctttgTGGCTTGTCTcgtttttctcttccttgtaATTCATACTGAATGGGCTTCTTGCTCAGCCATTCGTTTACTTGATTCTTGACGTGTTTCTATATCGGTCCCAAGTATAGGTTGGCCGCTACCTAGTCGTTCATTTGGATATAAGATATTGTGCTTTTCGCATCAGTCTTTCTCAACTCGATAGTATAACTTCCTGTGATCAGCTACGCTTCCATTCCATTGGCACCCGGCCAACTAAACCTCGCATACCCTGGCTTCCCCCTAATTCGTCCTTAATATGTCGGCCGATCAAGAGTTTGAATACAAAAAGTGGCTCTCCACGAGCTGCCATCCTATTATAGATGGCATGGATACTGCGTACGGCTATCAGCCGTCGCTGGCTGCAGgcgtcgtcttcctcgttctCTTTGGTCTCTCGATGATCGTTCACACAATCCAGTTTACCTGGAAAAGAACCTGGTGGTGTGCTGTCTTCAGTATTGGTTGTCTGAGTGCGTAACGTCCCAACCTCCCGTAACTTGGATAATGTACTGACCTGAAACCAATACAGCGGAGGTCCTAGGCTGGGCCGGACGTACCTGGTCCTCAGAATGTCCCTACAACATGACAGCCTTCCTGATGCAAATCTCCACCCTAATCATTGGTACGCAACCAAAGCAAAAACTGAACCCCTCCAACTGCCTATCCCTTAGCGAAACAGAGCACTAACCTATCAATATAGCTCCCACATTCTTCACAGCAGGCATCTACGTCCTCCTCGGCCGtttcatccaaatcctcGGCCGCGACTCCTCCATCCTCAGTCCGAAAATGTACCTCTGGATCTTCTGCACCTGCGACGTCATCTCGCTCGTCATCCAAGCCATCGGCGGCGGCATCGCCTCCGCGGagacaaacaaggaagacgGCGACACAGCCCCCGGCACCCACATCATGGTCGCCGGTATCGTCTTCCAGCTGTTCTCAATCACCGTCTTTGTCGCCTGCGCCGCCGATTTCGTCCGCCGCGTCCTCCGCCGTCGTCTTCTGCAGAACATGAGCGGATCCATCACCCCCCTGTTCGCcgccatggtcttctccgTGCTCTGCATCTACGTCCGAAGCATCTACCGTACCATCGAGTTGTCACAGGGTTGGTCCGGATATCTGATTACCCGGGAGAAGTACTTCATTGCGCTTGATGGTGCAATGAtggtggctgctgttggCGtgttcaatatcttccatcCCGGCTGGTTGATGCCGAGTACCAAGGCTATGCAGTATGACCGGGAGATTATGTCTGAGGATGGTTATGGCCATACTACTGAGCTTCGGTGAAGAAACTAcgttcctttttccttttctctttatgTTCTTTGGTTAGGGTCGACATCGTTGCTTTTTGGTATAGCGAGTGCTTAGATTCTAGATCGTTGGTCTCCAAGGGTAACGAATATAATGTTTCAATATGTAATTGAATAAGGAACCCGTTAAGCATATACTTTCAGGTCAATTTCGTTAAGATTCATTAATCACAAAAACGCTCGAGAGAACAGCTAGAAATACAAAAAGATAAGTACGAATgacaaaaagaagggaaaaggaggaaacaGAAGAGAATAGAATCGGATATAACCTGAAGCGCCAAAGCTAAACATCATTCCGAAGGATAAAGGTGAAAAGGTCATAAAGGTGTTTCATCCGTACCAGGTCATCAAGGGGGGAAACCCAAAGGAAGCACTTTTCATCGTGGTCACATTTCATACACCCAACTAAGGGTTAACCAACCAAGCAATCATACCCCATCAACTGCCTCGATCCACCCAAAAGTCGCTCCAACAGCCAAAATCGCGACGGCCCAGATCGAACCCCAAGCAGACGCACCCTCGATGCTAATCCCCTCAATGGTTCCTGCCAACTGGACAATGGTGTTACTGAGCAGCATGGCTGCAAGAAGCACCGTTCGCGAGATAAGAACCCTCGTCTTAGGTGAGAGCGCGCCCCAGGTCTTCCGATAAACTGCACAAGCGAGGTACTCGCCTTCGCGCGGTGTGGGATTTTTCTCGGTCGATTCGGTCCTCTTAGACGCGGCCGCGCCAGTGGAACtaacgaaaagaagatctcTCGCCGCCCAGCCGGCCGGAaggagggcgaggaagagggtTGGCAGACCCGCGGGACCGGCGTTGACGGCGCTAATATCGGGGATGTTTTCGAAGTGGAGGACTAGCTGTGTTGGGAGCCAGGTTGCGTAGCTTAGGTATAGGACGACAGTCAGAATTGATGTCGCGGCGATAGTGGTGTAAATGGTTGTCGCGCGGTCCTGAAGGATTGAGCGGTTGCGGACTGCGTCGGAGGGAGCATGCGACAGGTCATGCACGCAAGTCGGCTTGCGCAGGAGTACAAAAGGGACCGAGGTCGAGAACAAGATGATCGCATAAGAGATCAAGACCGTGGTGGGGCGGATGTTATAGAAAGATGCTAGGAGGGCGTATGTGGGGAGGTGGGTAAGGAAGATGAATGATGACACATCTCGTCCTGCAGGGCTTTGTCAGGCCTATTCGAACGCATAGAATTGTAGTGATTTCAAAAAGTCAGATAAACTCACCATCAAAGCCCAAGATCCAGGCTAATCCAACCTCTACTGCCTTCCATGCCGTCAAACCCCCCACTTCCCACCATGCCTCGAGATGTCTGCTCACGTCGCCCAGTTCGCCAAGGGTATCCCCAGACGTTAAACTGAAGAACCCAGCACTCAGTGCCAGACTACTCAAAACAACCAACATAAAGCGCGCTGACTGGGGGATCCGTTCCGATCGAGTCTTCTGGCGCAATTCGATTGCCGGCTCGTCTGCGCGGGTATCTGCAGTCGCGGTTACCGCAGATAAGACTTCCTTCTTGCGAGGGGTCATGGTTGGGTATTTTAGGTCAGTAGTACCAAGTCCGATGAGATTGCCAGCTGATGAAAGAATGAACCGGAGATGAGTACAATGGTAAGCTGAAGAAATTGGTTGTAGAAGTAGATTATATTCATATTCCCGGGGGCTGGGGAGCTGATTTTCTGGCGAGCGGTGAGCATGTGATGATGTCACAGAGTCCCTGAGCCACCCAACCAATCAGAACACCCGGAATGCAGTCTTCTAGTATGTGATATCATCATAGGTTTAGATAACTATGTACTTGCTAGTTATGTCACAGACAGGTTATGATAGCTTCAACCTTGGACCCGCTTTTCTATGCTTCAgtcgtcctcatcatctttctGGCCCTCCACCACCGAGAACTCAGCAACACCGTTGTCGCGGCCCTTGGGATCCCGCATAGCAAGCTGGTATTTACCCTGGTTCCAGAGATCTTTGATCGTAAGCTCACGGGTTCGTCCAAGACTCTCAATATCACCAATACGCTCCAAGGTGCCCTCCAGATGTTTGTCAAATCCTTCCCAAGAACAGATGTCTCGGAAAGCATTTTGCATAGGGACGGAATCGGCTCGGACCATAGCCCGGGAATCGATCGTAAAGATATTTTCATGATCGTAACTTTGGATGAAGTCCGCTCTGGTCATAATTTCCCGCGCCTTATGCAGCGGTATCTGTGGTAAAATATGGCCGATTTCCGGGTCATAAgttttctccatttccttctccttgtcgacAAGCGCTTTAGCGAGAACCATTGCAGCAGACTGTCATCATCTTTAGTTAGAGTGTTCTCATGATATCCCGAGGCAATTATTGTACTTACAGAGTACTTCTGCTCATCCATGACGTCGTCATCCATTTCCGGTCCAAGAATCCAGCATTTGTTGAGGAACCATCTCTTCTCTGCCTCGCAAATGCTATCACAGAGTTTCATATAATCTTTGGCCTTTGCCACCCGGTTCAGGAAGGATAGACGTCCGCCCACTTTGTCGTAGATTTCTTCAAGTACTTCGTGAGATAATTCTTCGCCAAAGTACTGTCTGCGATACCTTCGTAGAGCGTCCATCGCTCGTCCCTTGGGTAGATCCGAAACAGGGATGACTTCCATCCTGGTGGCGTATCGCTTGAGGCGTTCATAAACCCAGTAATCATCACTGTTGAGGACTATAATTTCGGCATTGTCAGGGCCTATATTGAaagcg encodes:
- a CDS encoding RTA1 domain-containing protein (predicted protein) yields the protein MSADQEFEYKKWLSTSCHPIIDGMDTAYGYQPSLAAGVVFLVLFGLSMIVHTIQFTWKRTWWCAVFSIGCLTEVLGWAGRTWSSECPYNMTAFLMQISTLIIAPTFFTAGIYVLLGRFIQILGRDSSILSPKMYLWIFCTCDVISLVIQAIGGGIASAETNKEDGDTAPGTHIMVAGIVFQLFSITVFVACAADFVRRVLRRRLLQNMSGSITPLFAAMVFSVLCIYVRSIYRTIELSQGWSGYLITREKYFIALDGAMMVAAVGVFNIFHPGWLMPSTKAMQYDREIMSEDGYGHTTELR
- a CDS encoding ATP-binding protein (predicted protein); the encoded protein is MMETAATTFASIAVLGAAGYSYHRYYKYLILEKMENAFKPGDPALEVAGVESGKHQYHHEEHWVVRDEQPRIDRIIAGGAGGRYFLLIGEKGTGKTSMLLEAMRKIDGEGCAMFEAHGDLEIFRVRLGKALDYEFHEDYIGSLFSIKGPRDTTPLLDIERAFNKLEKVALTRRRQGLPALILIINSTHLVRDDHDGQDLLEMIQQRAEQWAASNLVTTGPDNAEIIVLNSDDYWVYERLKRYATRMEVIPVSDLPKGRAMDALRRYRRQYFGEELSHEVLEEIYDKVGGRLSFLNRVAKAKDYMKLCDSICEAEKRWFLNKCWILGPEMDDDVMDEQKYSSAAMVLAKALVDKEKEMEKTYDPEIGHILPQIPLHKAREIMTRADFIQSYDHENIFTIDSRAMVRADSVPMQNAFRDICSWEGFDKHLEGTLERIGDIESLGRTRELTIKDLWNQGKYQLAMRDPKGRDNGVAEFSVKISSPAPGNMNIIYFYNQFLQLTIVLISAGNLIGLGTTDLKYPTMTPRKKEVLSAVTATADTRADEPAIELRQKTRSERIPQSARFMLVVLSSLALSAGFFSLTSGDTLGELGDVSRHLEAWWEVGGLTAWKAVEVGLAWILGFDGRDVSSFIFLTHLPTYALLASFYNIRPTTVLISYAIILFSTSVPFVLLRKPTCVHDLSHAPSDAVRNRSILQDRATTIYTTIAATSILTVVLYLSYATWLPTQLVLHFENIPDISAVNAGPAGLPTLFLALLPAGWAARDLLFVSSTGAAASKRTESTEKNPTPREGEYLACAVYRKTWGALSPKTRVLISRTVLLAAMLLSNTIVQLAGTIEGISIEGASAWGSIWAVAILAVGATFGWIEAVDGV